From a region of the Candidatus Methylomirabilota bacterium genome:
- a CDS encoding CoA transferase codes for MSGLPWSEWIREAEAPGRASEKPEALDDLLVLDCSVAHYGGHVLAGFLGELGAEVIKLEPPEGDPARAWGPPDVTVAGEGLAFLAEGRNRAYVTLNLAEAEGRALLRGLAARADVLIEGFPPGQMDAWEIGYRQLGALNPRLVYVALSAHGQFGPRAADGGVEYDLLDQARSGLAFLTGEPGDDRAEARPTRVGSWISAYAQAAWAGVATLGAVHWRDLPGSGGRGQMIDVSGAEALMRYLEYTLLLYHAGQQVRQRTGIFDVAVSVYTFVPVKDGWAFIAGYTDPNFGAVCRVMGRPELTQDPRFRTTLDRTRPENRAALREEIVRWSVNYTASEILARVLADPGPGVVVFGPVNRPTQTLAEEHWWARGCFGRLEDPVYGALLLAMPAWRMTRTPPRLKLPGRPAGYHNGHVYAKYFGFGPERLAELRSRGII; via the coding sequence ATGAGCGGCCTCCCCTGGAGCGAGTGGATCCGCGAGGCGGAGGCGCCGGGGCGGGCCTCCGAGAAGCCCGAGGCTCTCGACGATCTCCTCGTGCTGGACTGCTCGGTGGCCCACTACGGCGGCCACGTCCTGGCCGGCTTCCTCGGCGAGCTGGGAGCCGAGGTGATCAAGCTCGAGCCTCCCGAGGGCGACCCGGCCCGCGCGTGGGGACCGCCCGACGTCACGGTCGCGGGGGAAGGCCTGGCCTTCCTGGCCGAGGGCCGCAACCGGGCCTACGTCACGCTGAACCTCGCCGAGGCCGAGGGACGCGCGCTGCTCCGCGGACTGGCCGCCCGGGCCGACGTCCTCATCGAGGGATTTCCGCCAGGTCAGATGGATGCCTGGGAAATCGGCTACCGGCAGCTCGGAGCCCTCAACCCGCGGCTCGTCTACGTCGCGCTGTCGGCCCACGGCCAGTTCGGGCCGCGGGCCGCCGATGGCGGCGTCGAGTACGACTTGCTCGACCAGGCCCGCTCGGGTCTCGCCTTCCTCACCGGAGAGCCCGGCGACGATCGTGCGGAGGCGCGACCGACCCGCGTGGGGAGCTGGATCAGCGCGTACGCCCAGGCGGCCTGGGCCGGGGTCGCGACGCTCGGCGCCGTCCACTGGCGGGATCTCCCGGGCAGCGGGGGCCGGGGGCAGATGATCGACGTCTCCGGGGCCGAAGCCCTGATGCGCTACCTCGAGTACACGCTCCTCCTCTATCACGCCGGGCAGCAGGTCCGGCAGCGCACCGGGATCTTCGACGTGGCCGTGTCCGTCTACACGTTCGTCCCCGTGAAGGACGGGTGGGCCTTCATCGCGGGGTACACGGACCCGAACTTCGGGGCCGTCTGCCGCGTCATGGGACGGCCCGAGCTCACCCAGGACCCCCGCTTTCGCACGACGCTCGACCGGACCAGGCCGGAGAATCGCGCGGCGCTCCGCGAAGAGATCGTCCGCTGGTCGGTGAACTACACGGCCAGCGAGATCCTGGCCAGGGTGCTGGCCGATCCGGGCCCGGGGGTGGTCGTCTTCGGCCCGGTGAACCGGCCGACCCAGACGCTCGCCGAGGAGCACTGGTGGGCCCGGGGCTGTTTCGGCCGCCTCGAGGATCCCGTCTACGGCGCGCTCCTCCTGGCCATGCCGGCCTGGCGCATGACTCGCACGCCCCCCCGGCTCAAGCTCCCCGGACGCCCGGCGGGGTACCACAACGGACACGTCTACGCCAAGTACTTCGGCTTCGGCCCGGAGCGGCTCGCCGAGCTCCGCAGCCGCGGTATCATCTAA
- a CDS encoding CoA transferase: MAESYFDWTARLFDPALLHTKPEALRGIRVLDISVIIFGPATADFLGELGAEVIKVEMPGVGDVTRILGPAGFFWKNVSVAFFPQNHGKYHVGVDMHHPDGQALIRKLAARSDILIENFKPGTTESKWGLGYRQLREVNPRLIYVANTGFGQWGPLAEGRASYDGLAQAVSGLTAISGFEGGLPTKVGNYLGDWFGACLSAMGALAALRWRDRTGEGQFVEMAQCEGLVRALDWTWLYAGLTGRDRAKTGNRDPLFVPSGIFRCRDGYVAVVAGTDAEFRGLAAALARPELAEEPRFRTAAARREPAHADELDRLIEAWCGERTRAEVESVARRHGFAAAPVMHGGEQYHDAHFRARGTVAELDDPVYGRVVDYGPAPKLSATPARHKWAGKPVGWHNRHVLKGLLGLSDTEIAELERRGVVGRWADRRGAKPPDGWTDEGGGS, encoded by the coding sequence ATGGCGGAGTCCTACTTCGACTGGACCGCGCGGCTCTTCGATCCCGCCCTCCTTCACACGAAGCCGGAGGCCTTGCGCGGGATCCGGGTGCTCGACATCTCGGTGATCATCTTCGGCCCGGCCACCGCCGACTTCCTGGGGGAGCTGGGCGCCGAGGTGATCAAGGTCGAGATGCCGGGGGTCGGCGACGTGACCCGGATCCTGGGGCCGGCCGGCTTCTTCTGGAAGAATGTCTCGGTCGCCTTCTTCCCGCAGAACCACGGCAAGTACCACGTGGGGGTGGACATGCACCACCCCGACGGCCAGGCCCTCATCCGGAAGCTCGCCGCCCGGTCGGACATCCTGATCGAGAACTTCAAGCCGGGCACGACCGAGTCGAAGTGGGGGCTCGGCTACCGGCAGCTCCGCGAGGTGAACCCGCGTCTCATCTACGTGGCGAACACCGGGTTCGGGCAGTGGGGCCCGCTGGCCGAGGGGCGCGCCTCCTACGACGGCCTGGCCCAGGCGGTATCCGGGCTCACGGCCATCTCGGGGTTCGAGGGCGGGCTACCCACCAAGGTCGGGAACTACCTGGGCGATTGGTTCGGCGCCTGCCTGTCGGCGATGGGCGCCCTGGCCGCGCTCCGCTGGCGGGACCGGACGGGCGAGGGACAGTTCGTCGAGATGGCCCAGTGCGAGGGGCTGGTGCGAGCGCTGGACTGGACGTGGCTCTACGCGGGGCTCACCGGGCGCGACCGCGCGAAGACGGGGAACCGTGACCCCCTCTTCGTCCCCTCCGGCATCTTCCGCTGCCGTGACGGCTACGTCGCCGTCGTGGCCGGCACCGACGCCGAGTTCCGTGGCCTGGCGGCCGCGCTCGCGCGGCCGGAGCTCGCCGAGGAGCCACGATTCCGGACGGCGGCGGCGCGGCGCGAGCCGGCGCACGCCGACGAGCTGGACCGGCTCATCGAGGCCTGGTGTGGTGAGCGGACGCGGGCGGAGGTCGAGTCGGTCGCCCGCCGGCACGGCTTCGCCGCGGCCCCCGTCATGCACGGCGGCGAGCAGTACCACGACGCGCACTTCCGCGCGCGCGGGACTGTCGCGGAGCTGGACGACCCGGTCTACGGACGCGTGGTGGACTACGGGCCGGCCCCCAAGCTCTCGGCGACGCCCGCCCGCCACAAGTGGGCAGGAAAGCCGGTCGGCTGGCACAATCGCCACGTCCTGAAGGGTCTGCTCGGCCTCAGCGACACCGAGATCGCCGAGCTCGAGCGCCGCGGCGTCGTCGGCCGCTGGGCGGACCGGCGAGGCGCGAAGCCGCCGGATGGGTGGACGGATGAGGGCGGCGGGTCATGA
- a CDS encoding alpha/beta fold hydrolase, with product MADPTQPGDPLKALSEEWVRTLQRTTKAMELLATPADPQIGLSPKTLVYRRNKARLYRYEGPRTRRIPVLFVPNLGISRPSIFDLRPGASFVEYMCGQGFDFFLLDWGVYGEEDNGLTFDECVTRLLPRVARKVLEASGAPELTVIGYCMGAPLSVSFVALHPEVPVRAYVNMAGPIDFSKAGMFAQWLDKRFYDVDRVVDTIGAIPADWVRVGFKLLKPTMDVSTALNLWWNLDKASYVEGYQALSKWANDYVPFPGEFFRQWVKDFYQGNKLIRKELRLDGRLVDLGQVRCPLFVVAGAEDNIAPAPCVKALLDYVGSQDKTYLELPGGHISLIAGRAASKHCWPRLAEWLAARST from the coding sequence ATGGCCGACCCGACACAGCCCGGAGACCCGCTGAAAGCCTTGTCCGAGGAATGGGTGCGGACCCTTCAGCGCACCACCAAAGCCATGGAGCTGCTCGCCACCCCGGCGGACCCCCAGATCGGCCTGAGCCCGAAGACGCTCGTCTACCGGCGTAACAAGGCGCGGCTCTACCGCTACGAGGGACCGCGGACGCGCCGCATTCCCGTGCTCTTCGTCCCGAATCTCGGGATCAGCCGGCCGTCGATCTTCGACCTGCGACCCGGCGCGTCGTTCGTCGAGTACATGTGCGGGCAGGGCTTCGACTTCTTCCTCCTGGACTGGGGCGTCTACGGCGAGGAGGACAATGGCCTGACCTTCGACGAGTGCGTGACGCGGCTTCTGCCCCGGGTGGCCCGCAAGGTGCTCGAGGCCTCGGGGGCGCCGGAGCTCACCGTGATCGGCTATTGCATGGGGGCGCCGCTCTCGGTCTCCTTCGTGGCGCTTCATCCCGAGGTTCCGGTGCGCGCCTACGTCAACATGGCCGGCCCCATCGACTTCTCCAAGGCCGGGATGTTCGCCCAGTGGCTCGACAAGCGCTTCTACGACGTGGACCGGGTCGTAGACACGATCGGCGCCATCCCGGCCGACTGGGTCCGGGTCGGCTTCAAGCTTCTCAAGCCCACCATGGACGTCTCGACGGCGCTGAACCTCTGGTGGAATCTCGACAAGGCCAGCTACGTCGAGGGCTACCAGGCGCTCTCCAAGTGGGCGAACGACTACGTGCCGTTCCCCGGCGAGTTCTTCCGCCAGTGGGTCAAGGACTTCTACCAGGGGAACAAGCTCATCCGGAAGGAGCTGCGGCTCGACGGCCGGCTGGTGGATCTCGGTCAGGTCCGCTGCCCGCTCTTCGTCGTGGCGGGCGCCGAGGACAACATCGCCCCCGCTCCCTGCGTGAAGGCCCTCCTGGATTACGTGGGGAGCCAGGACAAGACCTACCTGGAGCTCCCGGGCGGCCACATTTCACTCATCGCCGGTCGCGCCGCATCGAAACATTGCTGGCCTCGGCTGGCCGAGTGGCTGGCGGCCCGCTCGACCTGA
- a CDS encoding SCP2 sterol-binding domain-containing protein, translated as MPTVNETFDAMPSRFKPDRAQGVKAVIQYDITGEGGGTYHVDIADGKCSVQPGPAPTPTLTLTMAAPDWLDMTAGKLNGQMAFMSGKLKLKGDMGLAMKLAGMFGI; from the coding sequence ATGCCGACGGTGAACGAGACCTTCGACGCGATGCCGAGCCGCTTCAAGCCGGACCGGGCCCAGGGAGTCAAGGCGGTGATCCAGTACGACATCACGGGGGAAGGCGGCGGCACCTACCACGTCGACATCGCCGACGGGAAGTGTAGCGTCCAGCCGGGCCCCGCCCCGACTCCGACCCTGACGCTCACGATGGCCGCCCCGGACTGGCTCGACATGACCGCCGGGAAGCTGAACGGCCAGATGGCCTTCATGTCCGGGAAGCTGAAGCTGAAAGGAGACATGGGCCTCGCCATGAAGCTGGCGGGGATGTTCGGCATCTGA